A region from the Sorex araneus isolate mSorAra2 chromosome 6, mSorAra2.pri, whole genome shotgun sequence genome encodes:
- the FBXL14 gene encoding F-box/LRR-repeat protein 14, which translates to METHISCLFPELLAMIFGYLDVRDKGRAAQVCTAWRDAAYHKSVWRGVEAKLHLRRANPSLFPSLQARGIRRVQILSLRRSLSYVIQGMANIESLNLSGCYNLTDNGLGHAFVQEIGSLRALNLSLCKQITDSSLGRIAQYLKGLEVLELGGCSNITNTGLLLIAWGLQRLKSLNLRSCRHLSDVGIGHLAGMTRSAAEGCLGLEQLTLQDCQKLTDLSLKHISRGLTGLRLLNLSFCGGISDAGLLHLSHMGSLRSLNLRSCDNISDTGIMHLAMGSLRLSGLDVSFCDKVGDQSLAYIAQGLDGLKSLSLCSCHISDDGINRMVRQMHGLRTLNIGQCVRITDKGLELIAEHLSQLTGIDLYGCTRITKRGLERITQLPCLKVLNLGLWQMTDSEKVR; encoded by the coding sequence atggaGACCCACATCTCGTGCCTGTTCCCCGAGCTGCTGGCCATGATCTTCGGCTACCTGGACGTCCGGGACAAGGGGCGCGCGGCGCAGGTGTGCACGGCCTGGCGGGACGCCGCCTACCACAAGTCGGTGTGGCGGGGGGTGGAGGCCAAGCTGCACCTGCGCCGGGCCAACCCGTCGCTGTTCCCCAGCCTGCAGGCCCGGGGCATCCGCCGGGTGCAGATCCTGAGTCTCCGCCGCAGCCTCAGCTACGTGATCCAGGGCATGGCCAACATCGAGAGCCTGAACCTCAGCGGCTGCTACAACCTCACCGACAACGGCCTGGGCCACGCGTTCGTGCAGGAGATCGGCTCCCTGCGCGCCCTCAACCTGAGCCTCTGCAAGCAGATCACAGACAGCAGCCTGGGCCGCATCGCCCAGTACCTCAAgggcctggaggtgctggagcTGGGGGGTTGCAGCAACATCACGAACACGGGCCTCCTGCTCATCGCCTGGGGCCTCCAGCGCCTCAAGAGCCTTAATCTCCGCAGCTGCCGCCACCTCTCGGACGTGGGCATCGGGCACCTGGCCGGCATGACGCGCAGCGCGGCCGAGGGCTGCCTGGGCCTGGAGCAGCTCACGCTGCAGGACTGCCAGAAGCTCACGGATCTCTCCCTCAAGCACATCTCCCGGGGGCTGACGGGCCTGCGGCTCCTCAACCTCAGCTTCTGCGGGGGCATCTCGGACGCCGGCCTCCTGCACCTGTCGCACATGGGCAGCCTCCGCAGCCTCAACCTGCGCTCGTGCGACAACATCAGCGACACGGGCATCATGCACCTGGCCATGGGCAGCCTGCGCCTCTCGGGGCTGGACGTGTCCTTCTGTGACAAGGTGGGGGACCAGAGTCTGGCGTACATCGCCCAGGGGCTGGATGGCCTCAAGTCCCTGTCCCTCTGCTCCTGCCACATCAGTGACGATGGCATCAACCGCATGGTGCGGCAGATGCACGGGCTGCGCACGCTCAACATCGGCCAGTGCGTGCGCATCACGGACAAGGGCCTGGAGCTGATTGCGGAGCACCTGAGCCAGCTCACGGGCATCGACCTCTACGGCTGCACCCGCATCACCAAGCGCGGCCTGGAGCGCATCACGCAGCTGCCGTGCCTCAAGGTACTCAACCTGGGACTCTGGCAGATGACGGACAGTGAGAAAGTCAGGTGA